From Camelina sativa cultivar DH55 chromosome 20, Cs, whole genome shotgun sequence, the proteins below share one genomic window:
- the LOC104771266 gene encoding uncharacterized protein LOC104771266 isoform X1 — protein sequence MEEAKVEAKDGTISVASAFSGHQQAVHDSDHKFLTQAVEEAYKGVDCGDGGPFGAVIVHKNEVVASCHNMVLKYTDPTAHAEVTAIREACKKLNKIELSECEIYASCEPCPMCFGAIHLSRLKRLVYGAKAEAAIAIGFDDFIADALRGTGVYQKSSLEIKKADGNGAAIAEQVFQNTKEKFRLY from the exons ATGGAAGAAGCTAAAG TGGAAGCAAAAGACGGAACCATCTCTGTGGCTTCTGCATTTTCCGGTCACCAACAAG CTGTGCACGATAGCGACCACAAATTCCTAACGCAAGCTGTTGAAGAAGCTTACAAGGGAGTTGACTGTGGTGACGGTGGCCCATTTGGTGCTGTGATTGTGCATAAGAACGAGGTTGTAGCTAGCTGCCACAATATGGTTTTGAAATACACAGATCCAACTGCACATGCTGAAGTCACAGCCATTAGAGAG GCATGcaagaaacttaacaaaatcGAGCTATCAGAATGCGAGATCTACGCATCTTGTGAGCCGTGTCCCATGTGCTTTGGAGCCATCCATCTCTCGAGACTCAAG AGGTTGGTTTATGGAGCTAAAGCCGAAGCAGCTATAGCCATTGGGTTTGATGACTTCATAGCTGATGCTCTAAGAGGCACCGGGGTTTACCAGAAATCCAGCCTGGAGATCAAGAAAGCAGACGGGAATGGCGCCGCTATTGCAGAACAAGTATTCCAGAACACTAAGGAGAAGTTCCGTTTATACTAA
- the LOC104771266 gene encoding uncharacterized protein LOC104771266 isoform X2 has product MEEAKAVHDSDHKFLTQAVEEAYKGVDCGDGGPFGAVIVHKNEVVASCHNMVLKYTDPTAHAEVTAIREACKKLNKIELSECEIYASCEPCPMCFGAIHLSRLKRLVYGAKAEAAIAIGFDDFIADALRGTGVYQKSSLEIKKADGNGAAIAEQVFQNTKEKFRLY; this is encoded by the exons ATGGAAGAAGCTAAAG CTGTGCACGATAGCGACCACAAATTCCTAACGCAAGCTGTTGAAGAAGCTTACAAGGGAGTTGACTGTGGTGACGGTGGCCCATTTGGTGCTGTGATTGTGCATAAGAACGAGGTTGTAGCTAGCTGCCACAATATGGTTTTGAAATACACAGATCCAACTGCACATGCTGAAGTCACAGCCATTAGAGAG GCATGcaagaaacttaacaaaatcGAGCTATCAGAATGCGAGATCTACGCATCTTGTGAGCCGTGTCCCATGTGCTTTGGAGCCATCCATCTCTCGAGACTCAAG AGGTTGGTTTATGGAGCTAAAGCCGAAGCAGCTATAGCCATTGGGTTTGATGACTTCATAGCTGATGCTCTAAGAGGCACCGGGGTTTACCAGAAATCCAGCCTGGAGATCAAGAAAGCAGACGGGAATGGCGCCGCTATTGCAGAACAAGTATTCCAGAACACTAAGGAGAAGTTCCGTTTATACTAA